Proteins from a genomic interval of Pseudoalteromonas sp. MEBiC 03607:
- a CDS encoding diacylglycerol kinase, whose amino-acid sequence MQFDSTNKPIGIKRIRLAFKNSQRAFTWLAKHESAFKQELILLVLAIAVVFIWQITLYEKIMLLVSVLFVMFAEVVNTAIEAAIDRIGLEIHPLSGLAKDLGSAAVLIALTICALVWGGVFVYNLS is encoded by the coding sequence ATGCAATTTGATAGCACTAACAAACCCATAGGCATTAAACGTATTCGCCTTGCATTTAAAAATTCCCAACGTGCATTCACGTGGTTAGCAAAACATGAATCTGCTTTTAAACAAGAGCTGATACTATTGGTCCTTGCCATAGCCGTGGTTTTTATCTGGCAAATTACCCTGTATGAGAAAATCATGCTGCTTGTATCTGTGCTATTTGTGATGTTTGCTGAAGTGGTCAATACGGCAATTGAAGCAGCAATAGACCGCATAGGCCTTGAAATTCATCCGTTATCAGGCCTAGCTAAAGACTTGGGGTCAGCAGCCGTACTTATTGCTCTTACAATTTGTGCGCTAGTATGGGGCGGTGTATTTGTTTACAACCTAAGTTAA
- a CDS encoding response regulator transcription factor — protein MKLLIIEDSVSLRRSLRIGLENLGFTIDETGDGAEGLSMAMTGDYELIILDIMLPSIDGITLLQTIRAKQLDVRVLILSAKQEPEDKVKGLLTGADDYLTKPFSFDELHARLLNLMRRGGLKTISDVIRIDNLSLNLQLKLLQVGDTVIDLTPNEYKIVECLFSNQNKVITSEKLSTYIAGQYDLVSKNSIEAHLSSARKKVRAAGGELPIQTKRGFGYIIQGR, from the coding sequence ATGAAATTGTTAATTATTGAAGATTCAGTGTCATTAAGACGTAGTCTACGAATTGGCCTTGAAAACCTAGGTTTTACCATTGATGAAACTGGCGATGGTGCTGAAGGACTTAGTATGGCAATGACAGGAGATTACGAATTAATCATACTCGACATTATGTTACCCAGCATTGATGGTATTACCTTATTACAAACAATTAGAGCAAAGCAGCTCGATGTGCGTGTGCTGATTTTATCTGCCAAGCAAGAGCCTGAAGACAAAGTGAAAGGGCTGCTGACAGGGGCCGATGACTACCTAACAAAACCATTTTCGTTTGATGAGCTTCATGCAAGGTTATTAAACTTGATGCGTCGCGGTGGCTTGAAAACAATCAGTGATGTGATCCGCATCGATAACCTGTCTTTGAACTTACAATTAAAACTGTTGCAAGTCGGTGACACTGTCATCGACCTTACGCCCAACGAATACAAAATTGTTGAGTGCTTATTTAGCAATCAAAATAAAGTGATTACATCAGAAAAGTTAAGTACTTATATTGCAGGGCAATATGACTTGGTTTCGAAAAACTCTATTGAGGCGCATTTATCATCGGCACGTAAAAAGGTTAGAGCGGCAGGTGGTGAGTTACCTATTCAAACCAAGCGCGGCTTTGGTTACATAATTCAAGGAAGGTGA
- a CDS encoding ATP-binding protein: MKSIRSKLVFTLSIAITGLVLGILLATDIAVDSWIDNEFNRGLHSKAGMLMTLVHEDDQGIGFNHPGEFMPEFDGRVEPEYFQMWTDEGVLIRSPSLDLFPVKSLKFQELKLGEAKIMTTQLPDGRDGRIIYTRFQPQFDPHSHYSSYDGVSKPNFKTLTLAYAASSEEVDFILWLIDIIFVVTTVTVIVFIRLFVRKSVDSSLAPLNKLNRDISKLSIADKNAIIVVKEPVKELQPIVNSLNAFIQENRQLYFREKRLTSDIAHELKTPIAELINMTEVAIRFPDEKEFEADFKPEVLKISQRLKSIVSNLLLLHKYSNEALPKQDACDLNQVIMRILEKCDLERVEFALQEDIPAIVSNLFALESIITNLVNNAKQYSPEKSVVTVSTQLNDEGKLQFSVTNELKLSLTDEDISQLFDPLWQKDSARTSNDNFGLGLSIAKALSRAIGAELHVSLSGQNIIFSLIIA; the protein is encoded by the coding sequence ATGAAATCAATTCGCAGTAAATTAGTTTTTACTCTATCCATAGCTATAACAGGGCTTGTTTTAGGTATTTTATTAGCCACAGATATTGCCGTCGACAGTTGGATAGATAATGAGTTTAATCGTGGCTTACACTCAAAAGCTGGTATGCTAATGACACTGGTGCATGAGGACGACCAAGGGATAGGTTTTAACCACCCAGGTGAGTTTATGCCAGAGTTTGATGGCCGAGTTGAACCTGAGTATTTTCAAATGTGGACTGATGAGGGCGTACTTATTCGCTCACCAAGTCTTGATTTATTTCCAGTAAAGAGCCTTAAGTTTCAAGAACTAAAACTCGGTGAAGCGAAAATAATGACCACCCAGTTACCAGATGGTCGAGATGGACGGATCATTTATACTCGCTTTCAACCGCAGTTTGATCCACATTCGCACTACAGCTCTTATGATGGGGTGAGTAAGCCGAACTTTAAAACACTCACGTTGGCTTATGCCGCATCTTCCGAAGAAGTTGATTTTATATTATGGCTTATCGACATTATTTTTGTGGTAACCACAGTAACAGTCATTGTCTTTATTCGTTTATTTGTGCGTAAATCGGTCGACAGCTCGCTAGCACCACTCAATAAATTAAATCGTGATATAAGTAAGCTCAGTATCGCTGATAAAAACGCAATAATTGTTGTTAAAGAACCAGTTAAAGAGCTGCAGCCGATTGTAAATAGCTTAAATGCCTTTATTCAAGAAAATAGGCAGCTTTACTTTCGCGAAAAACGTTTAACCTCAGACATCGCTCACGAACTAAAAACCCCTATTGCTGAGCTAATCAACATGACCGAAGTGGCAATTCGTTTTCCTGATGAAAAAGAATTTGAAGCCGATTTTAAACCCGAGGTACTAAAAATTAGCCAACGGTTAAAAAGCATTGTGTCGAACTTATTGCTACTGCATAAATACAGTAATGAAGCCTTACCAAAACAAGACGCATGTGATTTAAATCAGGTCATAATGCGCATCTTAGAAAAGTGCGATTTAGAGCGAGTTGAATTTGCACTTCAAGAAGATATACCGGCGATTGTTAGTAATCTATTTGCACTTGAATCAATCATCACCAACCTTGTCAATAACGCCAAACAATATAGCCCAGAAAAGAGCGTAGTGACTGTAAGTACGCAGTTGAATGACGAGGGTAAGTTGCAATTCTCTGTTACTAATGAATTAAAATTATCCTTAACAGATGAAGATATTAGCCAGTTATTTGATCCACTATGGCAAAAAGACAGTGCCAGAACGTCTAATGATAACTTCGGTTTAGGTTTATCCATTGCCAAGGCGTTAAGTCGAGCAATTGGTGCAGAGCTTCATGTTTCGTTAAGTGGGCAAAACATAATCTTTAGTTTGATTATTGCTTAA
- a CDS encoding exonuclease domain-containing protein, with amino-acid sequence MKTQLPAKYYLSHFFELAEFIQSQCRHLLLAEQLQFLKKLLQLDEQSLCTLLRIYSRKPKIVALSSLNYEEIPNLHGAIFKLKQQGLVAHPNNDELDLLLEHLTKPTLLTLLANDALMATQPDYKKSASKQSLTQLCKQHIDRSHADLEALFSQFVVNSRDQYYEYFEFLYSGRLSGGDINHQNRFVMRDLGIAKVRSDVSESLSRFQTLAEAQTHYQLNQLRMQFKQSESQTQYQNLAHALLAISCEDELAQSIKNKLLIRLYKQLKEHNLAFAFELLEHCEGSSEAQELAIRQRYKQGDKDWVEQKLESIIQDPLDDGILYFAEDFLQRKYNKQQRSRLTQMLMDTEHQLEVDDIYRGDVEQGVCEHYQQLGNTVFFTENNLWLSFFTLTFWQELFIETPHPPCNEFDIYPKVLQADCFYTLQQTQIEQKLANFTSNEALYKHVCKNAGQFYETPNGVFMWHSDILEPLEVLIKHSPLANLKAHLLQMSKTFKQLKDGYPDLMVLKGDKLTFEEVKAPGDKLRRNQLVSIEVLKQQGFAVNIVAVNWFNDPNRIYSVVDIETTGGVQGNNKITEIAVVQLQAGEVIKQWASLINPERSIPAFITKLTGINAAMVRDAPRFEEVADTLRSLLKGSVFVAHNVNFDYGFIRKEYSAIGQGFKMPKLCTVVESRKAFPKLKSYSLGNLAAHFELNLTNHHRALADATATAELLKLIQQTQSKKAS; translated from the coding sequence ATGAAAACACAATTACCAGCAAAATATTATTTAAGTCACTTCTTTGAGCTTGCTGAGTTTATTCAATCTCAGTGCAGGCATCTGCTTTTAGCAGAGCAGCTGCAATTTCTTAAAAAACTCCTTCAACTTGATGAGCAAAGCTTGTGTACTTTGCTGCGTATTTATTCTCGTAAGCCAAAAATTGTCGCATTGTCATCATTAAATTATGAAGAGATCCCTAATCTTCACGGTGCTATTTTTAAGTTAAAACAACAAGGACTGGTAGCGCATCCTAACAACGACGAATTAGATCTATTGCTTGAACATTTAACAAAGCCAACCCTGTTAACCTTATTAGCAAACGATGCGTTAATGGCAACTCAACCTGATTACAAAAAGTCAGCCAGTAAACAGAGCTTAACCCAACTGTGTAAACAACATATCGATCGTAGCCACGCTGATTTAGAGGCATTGTTTAGTCAGTTTGTAGTTAATAGCCGAGACCAATATTATGAATATTTTGAGTTTTTATACAGTGGCCGACTGAGTGGCGGCGATATAAATCATCAAAACCGATTTGTGATGCGTGACTTAGGAATTGCAAAAGTGCGTAGCGATGTCAGCGAGAGCTTATCGCGTTTTCAAACGCTAGCCGAGGCACAAACACATTATCAATTAAACCAATTACGCATGCAGTTTAAGCAAAGCGAGTCACAAACACAGTATCAAAACTTAGCCCATGCGCTTTTAGCTATCAGCTGTGAAGATGAACTAGCCCAGAGTATTAAAAATAAGTTACTTATTCGCCTATACAAACAACTCAAAGAGCATAACTTAGCATTTGCATTTGAGTTACTTGAGCACTGTGAAGGCAGCAGTGAAGCGCAAGAGCTAGCTATTCGCCAGCGTTATAAGCAAGGAGATAAAGACTGGGTTGAGCAAAAGCTTGAAAGTATTATTCAAGACCCACTTGATGATGGCATTTTGTATTTTGCTGAAGATTTTTTACAGCGTAAATATAACAAGCAACAACGTTCACGCTTAACACAAATGCTCATGGATACAGAGCATCAATTAGAGGTTGATGATATTTACCGTGGCGATGTAGAGCAAGGAGTGTGCGAGCACTATCAACAGCTTGGTAACACGGTATTTTTTACTGAGAATAATCTTTGGTTGAGCTTCTTTACCTTAACGTTTTGGCAAGAGCTTTTTATAGAGACTCCGCACCCGCCGTGTAATGAATTTGATATTTACCCAAAGGTGTTGCAGGCTGATTGCTTTTACACTTTGCAACAAACACAAATTGAGCAAAAGCTTGCAAATTTCACTAGCAATGAAGCCTTGTATAAACATGTCTGCAAAAATGCAGGGCAGTTTTACGAAACACCTAATGGTGTTTTTATGTGGCATAGCGATATTTTAGAGCCGCTAGAGGTATTAATAAAACACAGCCCGCTTGCAAATTTAAAAGCGCATTTATTACAAATGTCAAAAACCTTTAAGCAGCTAAAAGACGGTTACCCAGACTTGATGGTGCTAAAAGGGGATAAGCTCACCTTTGAAGAAGTAAAAGCCCCTGGCGACAAACTAAGACGTAACCAACTTGTCAGTATTGAGGTGTTAAAACAGCAGGGCTTTGCAGTAAACATCGTCGCAGTAAATTGGTTTAATGATCCGAACCGTATTTATAGTGTCGTTGATATAGAAACCACGGGTGGCGTACAAGGTAATAATAAAATCACCGAAATTGCAGTTGTGCAGTTACAAGCGGGCGAAGTGATAAAGCAATGGGCAAGTTTAATCAATCCTGAGCGAAGTATTCCTGCCTTTATCACTAAGCTAACAGGAATTAATGCTGCGATGGTGCGTGATGCTCCTCGCTTTGAAGAGGTTGCCGATACACTGCGTTCACTTTTAAAAGGCAGTGTTTTTGTTGCCCATAATGTGAATTTTGATTACGGTTTTATTCGCAAAGAATACAGT
- a CDS encoding DUF3185 family protein has product MGKIIGIALIVIGVALAVWGYNVYDSASAQISRTFSGDTPIEAWLGMVGGAICAVVGILKVK; this is encoded by the coding sequence ATGGGAAAAATTATAGGGATTGCTTTAATTGTTATTGGTGTAGCACTCGCGGTTTGGGGTTACAACGTGTATGACTCGGCGAGTGCGCAAATTAGCCGAACTTTTAGCGGCGATACGCCGATTGAAGCTTGGTTAGGTATGGTGGGTGGCGCAATTTGCGCGGTTGTGGGTATTTTAAAAGTTAAATAG
- a CDS encoding phosphoethanolamine--lipid A transferase — MTMSMQIKQLFTKKWPVSYSQFVWLVSLYLVIAFNGLFLYNVFEAAAKPGHVDWLFIITVPFFLLALTAMVLSWLSLITFVKPILLTSVVLSSLLFYATLNYGVIFDKSMLQNVLETNSGEAFSYLNVQVIAFIGVLGVLPAYLFSRFKIVGHFRERLKSFALLNLAAVIVVAIIAVPFYKDYASVGRNNRQLTSYITPFAFYTAGYKYLRDNYFYPPLPFKVLDKTPHLLAKQQSSLTIMVVGETARAANFSLQGYEKPTNQNTPKLGVKYFSNVSSCGTATAISVPCMFSRLDRNSYDSRIAQSQENALDIIQRSGVEVTWIDNNSSCKGVCVRVKSQTIEPTKSNPLCDGHYCFDEVLVDELAATLAKSNAKHQLVVLHMIGSHGPTYYRRYPKKDTKFLPDCPRSDIQNCSSEQLTNTYDNTIAYTDLVLSKLINLLKDSKADDKSLLYVSDHGESLGEKGLYLHGFPYALAPKEQTQVPMLFWSNKLADSRFNQCIEQQRNHAFSHDNIFDTLLGLTHVGSTKYNPEQDIFYACSKQS; from the coding sequence ATGACTATGAGTATGCAAATCAAACAACTTTTTACTAAAAAATGGCCCGTTAGCTACAGCCAATTTGTCTGGCTAGTGTCTTTATATTTAGTTATCGCTTTTAACGGCTTATTTTTATATAACGTCTTTGAGGCGGCAGCCAAGCCTGGGCATGTCGACTGGTTATTCATAATAACCGTGCCGTTTTTCTTATTGGCATTGACGGCAATGGTGCTAAGTTGGCTGTCGTTAATCACCTTTGTAAAGCCCATACTTTTGACAAGCGTGGTGCTCTCGTCACTGCTGTTTTATGCCACTTTGAACTATGGCGTGATCTTCGATAAAAGCATGCTGCAAAATGTCTTAGAAACAAATTCAGGTGAGGCATTTTCATACCTGAATGTACAAGTGATCGCTTTTATTGGTGTGCTTGGGGTGCTGCCAGCCTATTTGTTTTCTCGCTTTAAGATTGTTGGCCACTTTCGCGAACGCCTAAAAAGCTTTGCGCTATTAAACCTTGCAGCTGTTATCGTTGTAGCCATTATTGCGGTACCATTTTATAAAGATTATGCCTCTGTAGGGCGTAATAACCGCCAATTAACGAGCTACATAACTCCTTTTGCATTTTACACTGCAGGTTATAAGTACTTGCGCGATAATTATTTTTATCCACCTTTACCATTTAAAGTATTAGATAAAACACCGCATTTATTGGCTAAGCAGCAAAGCTCACTCACCATTATGGTAGTAGGCGAAACAGCACGAGCTGCCAATTTTTCACTGCAAGGTTATGAAAAACCAACCAATCAAAATACACCTAAGCTTGGGGTAAAATATTTCAGTAATGTTAGTTCATGCGGTACAGCAACCGCAATTTCTGTACCTTGCATGTTCTCTCGATTAGACCGCAACAGCTATGATTCACGCATAGCACAAAGCCAAGAGAATGCGCTTGATATCATTCAACGAAGTGGAGTTGAAGTAACATGGATTGATAATAACAGCAGCTGCAAAGGGGTTTGTGTACGTGTTAAATCACAAACGATAGAACCGACAAAGAGCAATCCACTTTGTGATGGCCATTACTGTTTTGATGAGGTACTCGTTGATGAGTTAGCAGCAACACTTGCCAAGAGTAATGCAAAGCACCAACTAGTGGTGTTACATATGATTGGTTCACATGGGCCAACCTACTATCGCCGCTACCCAAAAAAAGACACTAAATTTTTGCCTGACTGCCCACGTAGCGATATCCAAAATTGTAGCAGCGAGCAACTCACAAACACCTATGACAATACCATTGCTTATACCGACTTAGTGCTGAGTAAACTAATTAACTTGCTTAAAGACAGTAAAGCGGATGATAAATCACTGCTATATGTCTCTGATCATGGTGAGTCGTTAGGTGAAAAAGGTTTGTATTTACACGGTTTTCCATATGCATTAGCGCCAAAAGAGCAAACTCAAGTGCCTATGCTATTTTGGAGTAATAAGCTAGCCGATAGCCGCTTTAACCAATGTATTGAACAACAGCGTAACCATGCTTTTTCACACGATAACATTTTTGACACCCTACTTGGCTTAACCCATGTCGGAAGTACTAAATATAATCCTGAGCAAGACATTTTTTATGCTTGCTCAAAACAAAGCTAA
- a CDS encoding LTA synthase family protein, producing the protein MTAKLSVLKPLFRFTLLLMAVFMLSRIGLLLWQQQRLVDGDSLAVIMGGLRIDLSSLGYLSALAVLMLLANVFLRSKTTLFQHAFTLYSSLVVTLIVVVEASTPAFINQYDVRPNRLFVEYLDYPQEVFSMLLNGHLLAMISSLIIATLSCVFTYRFISAAFSKQQNTKKVSQVVILVTTLLVCLISARGTVSHRPLNPALVYFSSDSLVNSLALNSTYSVAFAIKNMGNEKNASSLYGTMPRDEILQTVKQAAYKQQFITESIPTLANNQPFNTGKQKNLVIILEESLGARFVGELGGIGVTPELDKLYQQGWGFDNLYATGTRSVRGIEAVTTGFTPSPSRSVVKLSKSQHNFFSLADVLTRTGYTTQFIYGGESHFDNMKSFFLGNGFSDIVDINDIQSPEFISSWGVSDEDLFNQADKELNELNKTGKPFFSLVFTSSNHDPFDIPEGKVTLPDGHDPENYKRDLAIKYADYALGKFIAKAKTQNYWQDTVFLVVADHDVRVFGSEPVPLKSFHIPAVILNSDVEAKRDTRLVSQIDLPATLLSLLGVGQATPMLGYDLTKQYPVERAMMQYYDNFAYVENGEAVILMPNQKVSYWRYDTTNKSQVAIDKPTTDLNLAKKALAHVLFSNLAYTEKLYRLPNKS; encoded by the coding sequence ATGACAGCAAAACTCTCCGTTTTAAAACCTTTGTTTCGTTTTACCTTATTATTAATGGCAGTTTTTATGCTGTCGAGAATTGGCTTGCTGTTATGGCAACAGCAACGGCTCGTTGATGGCGATAGCTTAGCGGTGATAATGGGTGGCCTGAGAATCGACTTAAGTAGCCTTGGTTACCTATCAGCCTTAGCTGTTTTGATGTTACTTGCTAACGTGTTTTTGCGCAGTAAGACCACTTTATTTCAACATGCTTTTACTCTTTATAGCAGCCTAGTTGTGACTTTAATCGTGGTTGTTGAAGCTTCGACACCCGCGTTTATTAACCAATACGATGTGCGACCAAATCGCTTATTTGTCGAATACCTAGATTATCCTCAAGAAGTATTCTCTATGCTGTTAAATGGCCATCTGCTGGCTATGATAAGCAGCTTAATTATTGCAACATTAAGTTGTGTGTTTACGTATCGCTTTATAAGCGCAGCATTTAGTAAACAACAAAACACTAAAAAAGTTAGCCAAGTTGTAATACTCGTTACCACCTTATTAGTTTGTTTAATTAGCGCAAGAGGTACTGTAAGTCATCGCCCGTTAAATCCTGCGTTAGTGTACTTTTCAAGTGACTCGCTGGTTAACTCCTTGGCCCTTAATTCAACTTACAGTGTCGCATTTGCTATTAAAAATATGGGCAATGAAAAAAATGCCAGTAGCTTGTATGGCACCATGCCACGTGATGAAATTTTACAAACAGTCAAGCAAGCCGCCTATAAACAGCAATTTATCACTGAGAGTATTCCTACTCTTGCTAACAACCAGCCGTTTAACACCGGCAAACAAAAGAATTTAGTTATCATTTTAGAAGAAAGCTTAGGCGCACGCTTTGTTGGTGAGTTAGGTGGCATTGGCGTGACTCCAGAGCTTGATAAACTTTATCAACAAGGCTGGGGGTTTGATAATTTATACGCTACTGGCACACGCTCTGTTCGTGGTATCGAAGCAGTTACAACGGGGTTTACTCCTTCTCCTTCACGCTCTGTGGTAAAACTTTCTAAATCACAGCACAACTTTTTTTCTCTTGCCGATGTATTAACCCGCACCGGTTATACCACCCAATTTATCTACGGCGGTGAAAGCCATTTTGATAACATGAAAAGCTTTTTCTTAGGGAATGGCTTTAGCGATATTGTCGATATTAATGACATACAAAGCCCAGAGTTTATCTCATCTTGGGGAGTAAGCGACGAAGACTTGTTTAATCAAGCTGATAAAGAGCTAAACGAGTTAAATAAAACGGGCAAGCCTTTTTTCAGCCTTGTGTTTACGTCAAGTAACCACGACCCATTCGATATACCAGAAGGTAAAGTAACGCTACCTGATGGCCATGACCCAGAAAACTACAAACGCGACCTAGCAATTAAATACGCTGATTATGCACTAGGTAAATTCATCGCAAAGGCAAAAACACAAAATTACTGGCAAGACACGGTATTTTTAGTGGTTGCTGATCATGATGTGAGGGTGTTTGGCTCAGAGCCTGTACCGCTTAAATCTTTCCATATTCCTGCTGTGATCCTAAACAGTGATGTAGAAGCAAAGCGCGATACTCGCTTAGTCAGCCAAATAGACTTACCTGCTACTTTGTTGTCTTTATTAGGTGTAGGGCAAGCAACTCCCATGCTTGGCTATGACTTAACTAAACAATACCCTGTTGAGCGCGCCATGATGCAGTATTACGACAACTTTGCTTATGTAGAAAATGGTGAGGCGGTAATACTAATGCCAAACCAAAAAGTGAGTTATTGGCGTTATGACACAACCAATAAAAGCCAAGTTGCCATTGATAAACCAACCACTGACTTAAACCTTGCCAAAAAAGCGCTGGCTCATGTCTTATTTAGCAATCTTGCTTATACCGAAAAGCTGTATCGCTTACCGAATAAATCATAG